The Petrotoga sibirica DSM 13575 genome includes a region encoding these proteins:
- the dnaJ gene encoding molecular chaperone DnaJ → MMAERKDYYKILGVDRNASQEEIKKAYRQKVKEWHPDRHIENKEEAERKFKEIQEAYEVLSDPQKREVYDRFGFVPEEGTAYTGQRSAGGGIGDIFGDIFGEDFGGGTVSDFFDMFFGTEGSRGRSSSRQRNVVKERGEDINVVISLKLEEIMYDVKKIVEYNRYEECHHCHGTGAENGTSFETCPRCNGRGVIREEQRSFFGSFVRTYACPTCNGEGRIISRRCSYCGGSGKVLKKERIEVTIPAGVPNSYTMRIKGKGNAGKNGGPNGDLIVQVRVLPHEKFIRKGADLETEITINYLKAVLGGTVKIPTLEGDFEEELPEGTNPGTILRFKNMGLPEFGGGKRGDLYVKINVKINKPSRKEKKILSQLLEETNVE, encoded by the coding sequence ATTATGGCTGAAAGAAAAGATTATTACAAAATCTTAGGAGTAGATAGAAATGCTTCACAGGAAGAGATAAAAAAAGCGTATAGACAAAAAGTTAAAGAATGGCATCCTGATAGACACATTGAAAATAAAGAAGAAGCCGAGCGCAAATTTAAAGAGATTCAGGAAGCTTATGAAGTTTTAAGTGATCCACAAAAAAGGGAAGTTTACGATAGATTCGGTTTTGTACCAGAAGAAGGAACCGCCTATACTGGACAAAGAAGTGCAGGTGGCGGTATAGGTGATATTTTTGGAGATATTTTTGGAGAAGATTTTGGTGGAGGCACCGTCTCAGACTTTTTCGATATGTTCTTTGGTACTGAAGGAAGTAGAGGTAGATCCTCCTCGAGACAGCGAAATGTAGTCAAAGAACGCGGCGAGGATATTAATGTAGTAATCAGTTTAAAATTAGAAGAAATTATGTATGATGTTAAGAAAATTGTTGAATACAACAGATATGAAGAATGTCATCATTGTCATGGTACTGGAGCGGAAAACGGCACAAGTTTTGAAACTTGCCCAAGGTGTAACGGTAGAGGGGTAATAAGAGAGGAGCAAAGGAGTTTTTTTGGAAGCTTTGTAAGGACATATGCATGTCCAACGTGTAACGGAGAAGGTAGAATAATCAGTCGTAGATGTTCTTACTGTGGAGGTAGTGGAAAAGTTTTGAAAAAAGAAAGGATTGAAGTTACGATACCTGCTGGCGTGCCAAATAGCTATACCATGAGGATAAAAGGAAAAGGCAATGCGGGCAAGAACGGAGGCCCAAACGGTGATTTAATTGTTCAAGTAAGAGTTCTTCCTCATGAAAAGTTTATCAGAAAAGGGGCAGATTTAGAAACAGAAATCACGATAAATTATCTGAAAGCAGTTTTGGGAGGAACCGTCAAGATTCCTACATTGGAAGGAGATTTCGAAGAAGAGTTACCAGAAGGAACTAACCCTGGAACAATTTTAAGGTTTAAAAATATGGGACTTCCAGAATTTGGTGGAGGCAAAAGAGGAGATTTATATGTCAAAATAAACGTGAAAATCAATAAGCCATCGAGAAAAGAAAAGAAGATCCTTAGTCAACTTTTGGAAGAAACAAATGTTGAATAA